In the Solibacillus sp. FSL K6-1523 genome, one interval contains:
- a CDS encoding NUDIX hydrolase yields MRKFEEKTIQSEKIFDGKIISLKVDDVLLPNGATSKREIINHPGAVAIIAITENNKILLVEQYRKALERSIIEIPAGKIEKDEEPIVTARRELEEETGYTTDSLHYLQSFATSPGFADEIIHVYVARHLIKMKTPVQLDEDEFVELMEVSLDEAEKMVNDQQIFDAKTVFAVLWMKINCASE; encoded by the coding sequence ATGAGAAAATTCGAAGAGAAAACGATACAATCCGAAAAAATTTTTGATGGGAAAATCATTTCGTTAAAAGTTGATGACGTATTATTGCCTAATGGTGCAACGAGTAAGCGTGAAATTATTAATCATCCTGGTGCAGTAGCCATTATTGCCATTACAGAAAACAACAAAATTCTGCTTGTCGAACAATATCGTAAAGCACTGGAGCGTTCGATTATTGAAATTCCAGCTGGAAAAATTGAAAAGGATGAAGAGCCAATTGTTACGGCACGTCGAGAGTTAGAGGAAGAGACGGGCTATACAACTGATTCATTACACTATTTACAATCCTTTGCAACCTCTCCTGGCTTTGCAGATGAGATTATTCATGTTTATGTAGCACGCCATTTAATAAAAATGAAAACACCTGTGCAATTAGATGAAGATGAATTTGTAGAATTAATGGAAGTTTCGTTGGATGAGGCGGAAAAAATGGTGAATGATCAGCAAATTTTCGACGCAAAGACTGTTTTTGCTGTGCTATGGATGAAAATCAATTGTGCTTCGGAATAA